The segment ATGCCCTTGCAAAATGGCTGCTTGAAGAATTAGAGGCAGAGAAAAAATGGGAACTAATGTTCGCAGAATCGGAAGATGTCCTTGACAAACTTGCTGATGAAGCCCTTGCTGATCACAAAAAGGATAAAACGAGGCCACTGGACATTGACCTTTTATGAACTCAAGAACAGCGGAGCGTTTCTGGAGGTGCTATACAGAGCTGCCAGATCGATCAAAAAGCAGGCAAGAAAGGCCTACAAACAGTTTCAGGAAGACCCATACTATCCGAGTTTACACTTCAAGCAAATCCATTCTACGCGTCCTATATATTCGGTAAGAATTACAAAAGACTATAGAGCTGCAGGCATCATTCAGGGAGAAAATATCATTTGGTTCTGGATTGGCAATCATTCGGAATACGATAAGATATTAAAACAATTGAGACATACATAACAAATCAATCCAGCGGACGGCAAAAAACGCCGCCGCTGATTTCAGACGTTATTTGCGACCCGATGTTGCATAATTGATTGTATAACAAGAAGTATCACCTTGATTATACCAGATGTATTCCCATCAGTACTCTAGGGAGGCATGCTACCATTGCACAGATGATGGGGTGTGGAGTTAGATTTGTTGAAAAAGGGCATCGGCCAGGTGAAAATGTTTATGCAGCTTTGGGGCAGACCTATAGCGGTCGTTACCTTATTGTTTTTTTTTGTTTATAAAACTGATAAACGTGCTTTGATATTATCAGCGCGAGATATGACAAAAACTGAAAGGAAATTATATGAAAAAGCGTAAAGGCTCAATATCTCAAGCAACATCTTACAAAGAAACCGGCGAGTTTTGGGATACACATGATTTAGCGGATTTTTGGGATAAAACTAAGGAGGCATCTTTTGAAATTGCTATAGAATCTGAGGTTACTTATTATGCTGTTGATAAAATACTTTCCGAAAAGATTCAGGCTATCGCTCAAAAACGTGGAGTTACAGCTGACACTTTAGTTAATCTCTGGGTTCAGGAAAAACTACAAGAACAAAAGACATAAGAGTAAGAAGACATTTATTTAGTTTATAACGTTTTTCATTTTCTATTCTCAATCTCTTCGAAGTCTCTTACCTTCTTCTCCCTGTTTCTCTCTCCGGTACCATTTTGTAACTCAAAAGCTGATGCCCCATTTTCAAATAATATCTTCTGCCAGCGATAAAACACGGAAGGATGAAGACCGTATTCATCACAGAGATCTGATACCGGTACCTGATCAACAAAATGACGACGCAACATCTTCACTTTCTCCTGACTTGAATAACTCTTTCGTTGTTTTTTCATATACATTTCCTCCCCTTTTTCAATCTTAGTTATACTAACATTATATGCTATCTTTTTTTGAGGAAATTCCCAATTCCGTCTGAAGCAAAACATGTGCAATCTTAAAGAGCAAAGCATATCAAAAAATGATCAAGACAGGCAGGGATTAAAAATCCTTGTCTGCCTTGAAAAATGCTGGTAGAATAGAGCGCTTCAAAAGCTATCAAAACACATAATTTTTTGCACTCTTCCGACTCGTTCGGCTTAGGTAAAATATTTTCTGAATTTTGTATTGGGAAGTAAGATGACGAAAAGGCCTTCATGGGACGAATATTTTCTGAGGATTACGAAAGAAGTCGCCCAACGGTCTACTTGTTTGCGCAGGAAGGTGGGAGCTATTCTGGTGAAGGACAAGCATATTCTGACAACAGGGTATAACGGTGCCCCCAGCGGAATGCAGCATTGTCTGGAAATCGGATGTCTCCGGGAACAGTTAAAGGTGCCGCCCGGGGAACGCCATGAATTATGCCGGGGACTCCATGCCGAAATGAACGCCATTATCCAGGCTGCAAATTACAGCACGACAATCTCCGGGGCAACCTTGTACAGTACAACATATCCATGCTCACTGTGCGCCAGAATGCTGGTTAACGCAGGAATAAAACGTATTGTGACCCTTACGGATTATCCGGACCCTTTTGCGAAAGAGATATTTTCAATGGCAAATATTGATGTGGAGATTATCAAGCTGGAAGATGGGTAACAATAACCAATAAAAGGTTTTTCGCTGGTTACTGTTTTTTGTTCTGTGCTTAATCCGGAAAGGGTGAAATGGTTATAGTATCCGGCCATGTACGGTGAAAGGAGGGAAAAGGAAATGCAGACAATAAAAATTATTGCGATTGGTTGTTTACTGGCTTTCGGTAGTATCAGTAACATGACATTGTCGTATACAGATGCAGGCGGCTTGATAGATATGGGGTATGGCAGCAGGGGTGGAAGCATGCTCTCCGAATCAGCGCATTCGAAGGAACCTATCCAGCCAATACCAGTCAGTTTTGATTACGACAGGGCAAAGATAGAATTAGGGAAGAAACTGTTCTTCGAACCCAGATTATCCAAATCCGGTTGGATAAGTTGTAATTCCTGTCATAATCTTTCGACAGGAGGCGTTGATAATTTACCTGGATCAATCGGGCATAAATGGGTGACAGGTACAATAAATGCGCCTACCGTACTTAATGCAAAATTCAATCTGGCACAATTTTGGGATGGGCGCGCAAAGGATTTAAAAGAGCAGGCAGGCGGTCCCTTAACAAACCCTATAGAAATGGCTTCTACCCACGAAGTTGTTTTGGCCGTCTTACAGTCAATACCGGAATATGTGCAGTGGTTTACAGAGGTTTACGGAGATGGAGAAATTGACCTTAACCACATCACCGATGCAATTGCAGCGTTTGAAGAGACCTTGATCACACCAAATGCAAGATTTGATTTGTGGCTGAGAGGTTATGATAAAATTTCCGGGTATGAAGAAGAAGGATATATGCTTTTTAAGAATAAAGGTTGTACTGATTGTCATAACGGTTTTGGTGCAGGAGGAAACTCTTTTCAGAAATTCGGAATTGTAAAACCGTACGGTAAAGACACCCATACCCTTGGCAGATACAACGTAACAAGAGACGAGAAGGATAAATATGTATTCAAAGTCCCACTGTTAAGAAATATCGCCCTTACGGCTCCCTATTTTCATGATGGAAGTACATGGGGTCTGAGCGAGGCGGTTAAGATTATGGCAGAATGCCAACTTGGAGAAACGCTTACCGATGAGGAAACGGATAAGATTGTTGCATTTCTCCGGACCTTAACCGGCGATCAGCCCTCGATTATTATTCCAACCCTGCCGCCGTCAACTTCAACTACCCCGAAGCCAAACCAGAATTGATACTTATACTTACCAGAAGCCGGATTTCCTCTGTTTCGGCGAAAGGTACCGCTGAAACAGAGGAAATAGTGTCATTTAAAAATACTTTCCGGCAGTTTCTGGCAAAACATTATGGAACGTATTTTGAAAAAACATAGTCATTTTTCTTTACGGCTGCATGACATACATAACAACCACTGACAGGATCGGCAATCTTTGACTGTAGCGTGTTGCCATCGAATCCGTCGTACATCCATCCTGCAGTTTTCACTGCTTTTGGGTCCTTCTTCATTGCCGCATACCAGAGAACATCGCCCTGGGAAATGATATTACCTTCCTGAACAGGATCATAGAACGCAATTACCAGCTGGCTGTCATTTGGGTACATCCCACCTGTGCGATTCGCTTCGAATCCGATATCGTTAACATATATCTGTTGAAACCCATACAGCGGGCTGCTTTTATCCAGGATAACCCTTGAATTTGAATGGTGCCACGACCTGAAGCCGGCCGGGAATGAATAGCTGTCCGGATCAGCTTCTAAAGATTCTTCCTCGGGCAGTGTAATTTCACCTGCAAATTGGGTAAATACAAAATCCTTATTCCTTTTAGCTGTATGACAAATATAGCAACCATTAACTGGATCATCTACCGTTGATTGTAGTGTCTTGCCGTCAAAACCATCAAAAATCCATCCGCCGGTATTTTGCGCTGTTGAATCTTTCTTCATCGCTGCATACCAGAGAATATCTCCCTGGATAATAGAATTCTCTTCCATTACCGGTTCGTAAAAACCGATAAGTAAGATACTCCCTTCCGGATAACTGCCGCCTTTTTTATATGTTTCGAGAGCCTTACCGTTAACAAATATTTGCTGAAACCCATAAAGAGGGCTTGCTTTATCCAAAATAATTTTAGAGGTCCCATGTGCCCAATGTTTGTAATCCTTTGGGAATTCCAGTTGGACAGTCTCTTTTATAACAGGTTCGGTTTTCTTTGTCACAGTGTCTTTTGTCGTACATCCTATAATGCTACAGGTTACAACAACAGCAAAAACGCATAACATTCTTTGCATGCCTCCACCCCCTTTCTTATCGTAAAATAATAAGATTATATTTTACAAACGCATAAAGATGTTACTGTGAATACAACCCCCGCCATTCGTTATAGATAGCCCGTGGCATCGCTATTCATAATTTATCCCCCCTTTCTCTTATTGGTGATATATGCATAATTAATATGGGCATAATACCACTTTTTTACTATACTTCAAATTATATTTCTTTGTTTCAGTGAATATATTTAGTAGAGATACGATAGTCAAAACCGATTGGTAATCATATCAGGCAGCATTTTCAAATATTTACGGTAAATGCATCCGGATGCTTGTCACATAAAACTTGACAAGAGGATGGCAAAAAAATATAATGGTGAACATATGGTCACCAATAAGACAAAGCCTGTAAATTCTGTATTAACGAAAAAACAATTGGAATTTTTTTCGTTCCTGAAAGAGTATCTTCACGAAAAGGGTTATCCTCCGACGGTGCGGGAAATCATGCAGGGACTCGGACTTTCCAGTACGAATAGTATAAAAAAGCATCTTGATATCCTGGAACGCAAAGGATACATCAGGAGGCAGCACAACAGTCCCCGGGCTATTGAGATTGTCGGAACAGCTTCCGGAAATCCGGAATTCAGGTCAATACCGGTTGTTGGGAGAATCAGGGCAGGCGTTCCTCATCCTGTTGTTGAAGATATTGAAGGCTATCTTTCCCTGGATCAATCGATATGCCGCAGTAATGATACATTTCTATTGCGGGTTGTCGGAGACAGTATGATTGATGCTCACATACAGGAAGGAGACCTTGTCCTCGTTAAACCCCTGCCTGTTGCTGATAATGGCGATATTGTAGTGGCCTTAATTGATGGCGAAGCTACCCTGAAACGTTTTTACAGGAAAGGGGATACGATACACCTGAAACCTGAACATCCGGCAATGAAACCCATTGTCATCAGCGAAGGCCAGGCAGATGTGCATATTATTGGAAAGGTTACTATCGTAATAAGACAACTGGAGAAATAATCATTTTGGGAATAAGTATGATTACAGAAGTCAACGAACCTGTAAAAGTGGGTGCTATTTTTGGTGATAAGAAAAAGAAACTGAGACCTGTCTGGTTTGTATGGAGTAACCAGGAGTATCGCATCAGGGAAATCACCTATATCTGGAAAGAAAGGGCAGGGGAAGCCGTAGTATACTATTTTACCGTCACGGACAATGTGAATCTCTTTACCATCTCATATAATACCGAAACCCTGATATGGACACTTCATTCGATAGAGATGGCTGGGTAATGCTCATTATTTTAAGGCAGGAAGAACATCATATGAAGAAAACATTTAAAGAAGAATATCTTGATTTCCTGAATAAATTCCAAATATTACATGAAAAGCAATTCTTATTTGAATGGTTCGATTGATACTATACCACCCCTTCGGGGTTAAAAATCTTTTCTGTGGCTTTTACTATAATCATGACATCCCTTCGGGATTAAGCCAATAAATAACGACAGATCAACAATCCTGAAGGGATAAAATAATTATAACCCGTGAATAATTACAAACCAGAAGCTATCCCAAAACCTATTTTTACATCAGTCGTCCCTTATCAATGCTGAATATTTGCGATCCTGGAAGCTTAAAATGGGGACTTTGGGATAGCTTCTAACAACCCCGGATGGGCGAAAGATTCTAATGGCTAATGAATAACCATAAACATCCTCGAAGAATATGAATAAATAACCCCAAAGGGGTGGAATTATTATAGTTAACGAACAGCCAAAGACCAGCAACCCCGAAGGGGTGACATGATTGTAGATTAAAGAATAATCATAAACATCACCGAAGAATATGAACAAATAACCCCGAAGGGGTGGAATGATTATAGTTAACGAACAGCCAAAGACCAGCAACCCCGAAGGGGTGACATGATTGTAGGGATGAAATAAAAGAAGCTACGGCCGGGACATACACACAAATATACATACAGACTATATTTGCTGTAAACGGCAGGCTAAATCTGCTGCAAAAACCCTGGAGTAATGAGGTATTTAAATATATGGCAGGCATCATCAAAAACAATTTGAATGGTTCGATTGATACTATACCACCCCTTCGGGGTTAAAAATCTTTTCTGTGGCTTTTACTATAATCATGACATCCCTTCGGGATTAAGCCAATAAATAACGACAGATCAACAATCCTGAAGGGGTAAAATAATTATAACCCGTGAATAATTACAAACCAGAAGCTATCCCAAAACCTATTTTTACATCAGTCGTCCCTTATCAATGCTGAATATTTGCGATCCTGGAAGCTTAAAATGGGGATTTTGGGATAGCTTCTAACAACCCCGGATGGGCGAAAGATTCTAATGGCTAATGAATAACTATAAACATCCTCGAAGAATATGAATAAATAACCCCAAAGGGGTGGAATGATTATAGTTAATGAACAGCCAAAGACCAGCAACCCCGAAGGGGTGACATGATTGTAGGATGATCATGGATTTCCTATGTCACCCCTTCGGGATTAGCCGAAAGAAATCGGGATTTTTACAGGAATATTATGAACGAAAAAATCATTATGCACATCGACATGAATGCCTTCTTTGCCTCCGTAGAGCAACAAGTTAATCCAGCCTTAAGAGGAAAACCTGTTGCAGTAATCGGCTCTAATGAAAGAACCGTGGTCACCACTGCTTCGTACGAAGCACGGGCATACGGGGTTAGGACCGGCATGACTAAATACGAGGCCAGGCGGTTATGTCCCCATATCATCCTTGTTCCGGGCGATACGGGCCGTTATACGGATACCTGCCGCCGGCTCGTAGAAATATACCGCCACTATACCCCTGTTGTTGAAGTCTATTCGATAGACGAGGCATTTCTCGATATCGCGGGTTCCCTGAAACTATTTGGTAGCGTTGAAACCATTGCAAAAAAAATCAAGACAGATATTTCTAAAAAACTTGGCAGGCTTACCTGTTCTATTGGTATAGCCCCCAATAAACTTCTGGCAAAGCTGGGCAGCGATATGAAAAAACCGGACGGACTTGTCATCATACGGCAGGAGGATATTCGCAAATTAATGGAATATTTACCGGTAAAAGAACTTTGCGGTATTGGCCGGCAGCTTGAAAACCACCTTGCCGCCCTGGGAATTAAAACGTGTGGCGAATTGGGTCGGGCTTCTGCACAAACATTAAAGGAACGGTTTGGGGTTATCGGGGAGCGCTTAAAGCTCATGGCACAGGGTATTGATGAAAGCCCGGTGATTCCTGTGGAGCTGGAACCCGATGCAAAGTCCGTTGGGCATAGCATGACCCTTGATACAGACATAAGCGACAGGGAACTATTGGAACGTCATATCCTCCAGTTATCTGAAATGGTTGGCAGACGCTTGCGCCGTGGCGGCTATCTGGGGCGAACCGTTGCACTTACCTTGCGTTATGCCGATTTCAGTACATTTACAAGGCGCAGCACTGCAAACATATATACGAATAATAGTATAGATATCTTTATGGCTGCCAAAACGATATTACATACAATACGGTTACAGCAACCGGTCAGATTGATAGGCATAAGCGTTTATAATCTGACAAGGAATCTGACACAAATACCGCTTTTCCGTGCAGACAGGGTGAAGCAGGCTGTTGCGCGGACAATGGATGAGATCAATGACCGGTATGGTGATTTTTGTATTACATGGGGTACATTAGCCGAACGTTATCACCATAAGAGTGTTATTTCTCCATCCTGGAGGCCTGGTGGAATCAAAAAATATTAATCTTTACGATATCTGTTTCAAAATAGGTAGAGAAGCGTTACTCCATGCTACATGTTGCATATCAAACTCTGTTTAGGACTTTTTGGACAACCCTCATTGCATTTGTAGCATTTAGCAAGAAATTGAGACTTAAGGAGGAAATGACAATGAAAAAACGAAAATGGTTATTCGTGGTGGCCATCTTTATTTCTTGTATCATTATTGCTATACGAATCATTGGTATGAGATCGTATTCTGATTCAGAAACAAGGATATATACAAAAGCAAAAGAGGGGCATGCCTGGGCGCAGAATATCCTTGGTGTAAGGTTTGCACTTGGTAAAGGTGTACCCCGGGACTATGACATTGCAGTGTACTGGTTTCATAAAGCTGCTGAACAAGGATACCCCAGTTCAGAGACCAACCTCGGCGAGATGTATTATGATGGCAAATCTGTGTCGCAAAGCTATGAAAAGGCTGCGGAGTTGTTTCATAGGGCTGCAGAAAAGGACTATTCCCTGGCACAGTATTACCTTGGACAAATGTACTATGAAGGCGTAGGTGTTCCACAGGATCTTCTGACTGCTTATAAGTGGTTTAGCATTGCCCGTACTCATTCCCTTTTGGGTGAACCGGAGATTCTTTACACAAAAGAGAAACTGACCCCGGAGGAAGTAGAAAGGGCCAGGGTGCTTATCGGGGAGTGGTTAGAAGAACATCAGCATCGGTAGAACAAGTGAAATCACTGACCTGATGGAGAAGAGATTAAGACAATGGTTTTGAACAGTTCAAACTTTAATCTTTATATCCCACATGGTTCAGATGAAACCCGCAAATTTTGCATGACGGAGGGTCTTTATCTTTGTGGATATATTGGTTGTTATATTCGTAGTAATCTCCTACTTTAGAGCAATAGCCAAAGGTACATGGCCGCCCATCTTCCTTGTGGTAGTAGGTATGTCCGCCGCATTTAAAATCAACCCATCTTTTTCCCATATTATTCCCCCTTTTCTTGATAAAGTGTTTTCTTTACAAATTGTTCTTTAACCCAACCTGATCTCGTTATATGTTTTCCTTCTAATATTCTTACTTTTACTCTCCTTTCACGGAATGTGTCAATGAAAATTAGACATTTTTTTAAAGAATTTAGACTCTCACGATAGTGTATTTTCCCGTTTTGGTTGATTAATCCATGCAGCCTGTGGTAAACGTGGAGGTTCAGGTACTTTTCCCTTGAACCGTTCCGGATGTTTTTCAAAAGCGGTCTTTAACACACGGCTTCGTTCTTTCACAATATGATCTGTACGTCCATAATGAACAGATTCGGGAGTAAAGAGTCCGATGCCTGAATGATAGTGTTCCGTATTGTACCAGAGAAAGAAATTCTTACAGAATATTCTGGAAGATTCAATAGAGGTAAAAAATCCAGGGAATTCAGGATGATACTTAAGGGTTTTAAACTGTGATTCAGAATAGGGATTA is part of the Candidatus Jettenia sp. AMX2 genome and harbors:
- a CDS encoding CopG family antitoxin, producing the protein MKKRKGSISQATSYKETGEFWDTHDLADFWDKTKEASFEIAIESEVTYYAVDKILSEKIQAIAQKRGVTADTLVNLWVQEKLQEQKT
- a CDS encoding transposase; this encodes MKKQRKSYSSQEKVKMLRRHFVDQVPVSDLCDEYGLHPSVFYRWQKILFENGASAFELQNGTGERNREKKVRDFEEIENRK
- a CDS encoding cytidine/deoxycytidylate deaminase family protein, whose product is MTKRPSWDEYFLRITKEVAQRSTCLRRKVGAILVKDKHILTTGYNGAPSGMQHCLEIGCLREQLKVPPGERHELCRGLHAEMNAIIQAANYSTTISGATLYSTTYPCSLCARMLVNAGIKRIVTLTDYPDPFAKEIFSMANIDVEIIKLEDG
- a CDS encoding cytochrome-c peroxidase, giving the protein MQTIKIIAIGCLLAFGSISNMTLSYTDAGGLIDMGYGSRGGSMLSESAHSKEPIQPIPVSFDYDRAKIELGKKLFFEPRLSKSGWISCNSCHNLSTGGVDNLPGSIGHKWVTGTINAPTVLNAKFNLAQFWDGRAKDLKEQAGGPLTNPIEMASTHEVVLAVLQSIPEYVQWFTEVYGDGEIDLNHITDAIAAFEETLITPNARFDLWLRGYDKISGYEEEGYMLFKNKGCTDCHNGFGAGGNSFQKFGIVKPYGKDTHTLGRYNVTRDEKDKYVFKVPLLRNIALTAPYFHDGSTWGLSEAVKIMAECQLGETLTDEETDKIVAFLRTLTGDQPSIIIPTLPPSTSTTPKPNQN
- a CDS encoding cytochrome P460 family protein, with product MQRMLCVFAVVVTCSIIGCTTKDTVTKKTEPVIKETVQLEFPKDYKHWAHGTSKIILDKASPLYGFQQIFVNGKALETYKKGGSYPEGSILLIGFYEPVMEENSIIQGDILWYAAMKKDSTAQNTGGWIFDGFDGKTLQSTVDDPVNGCYICHTAKRNKDFVFTQFAGEITLPEEESLEADPDSYSFPAGFRSWHHSNSRVILDKSSPLYGFQQIYVNDIGFEANRTGGMYPNDSQLVIAFYDPVQEGNIISQGDVLWYAAMKKDPKAVKTAGWMYDGFDGNTLQSKIADPVSGCYVCHAAVKKNDYVFSKYVP
- the lexA gene encoding transcriptional repressor LexA translates to MAKKYNGEHMVTNKTKPVNSVLTKKQLEFFSFLKEYLHEKGYPPTVREIMQGLGLSSTNSIKKHLDILERKGYIRRQHNSPRAIEIVGTASGNPEFRSIPVVGRIRAGVPHPVVEDIEGYLSLDQSICRSNDTFLLRVVGDSMIDAHIQEGDLVLVKPLPVADNGDIVVALIDGEATLKRFYRKGDTIHLKPEHPAMKPIVISEGQADVHIIGKVTIVIRQLEK
- the dinB gene encoding DNA polymerase IV yields the protein MNEKIIMHIDMNAFFASVEQQVNPALRGKPVAVIGSNERTVVTTASYEARAYGVRTGMTKYEARRLCPHIILVPGDTGRYTDTCRRLVEIYRHYTPVVEVYSIDEAFLDIAGSLKLFGSVETIAKKIKTDISKKLGRLTCSIGIAPNKLLAKLGSDMKKPDGLVIIRQEDIRKLMEYLPVKELCGIGRQLENHLAALGIKTCGELGRASAQTLKERFGVIGERLKLMAQGIDESPVIPVELEPDAKSVGHSMTLDTDISDRELLERHILQLSEMVGRRLRRGGYLGRTVALTLRYADFSTFTRRSTANIYTNNSIDIFMAAKTILHTIRLQQPVRLIGISVYNLTRNLTQIPLFRADRVKQAVARTMDEINDRYGDFCITWGTLAERYHHKSVISPSWRPGGIKKY
- a CDS encoding tetratricopeptide repeat protein, yielding MKKRKWLFVVAIFISCIIIAIRIIGMRSYSDSETRIYTKAKEGHAWAQNILGVRFALGKGVPRDYDIAVYWFHKAAEQGYPSSETNLGEMYYDGKSVSQSYEKAAELFHRAAEKDYSLAQYYLGQMYYEGVGVPQDLLTAYKWFSIARTHSLLGEPEILYTKEKLTPEEVERARVLIGEWLEEHQHR